In one window of Hymenobacter nivis DNA:
- a CDS encoding SusD/RagB family nutrient-binding outer membrane lipoprotein: MGANPGVGTSSTTNLTPGSTITDFYGSWYARDIAGYFEVITYHELKFIEAEAAFRAGNKARALAALKEGIRAHMKKIGAGGTFSPPAVTLPAITDAQIAAYLASAAVPQTEADLTTLRPIMEQKYIALFLNPDSWSDLRRLDFDPNIYVNFTYPSNANPVLASKTDPTLRYPRRLLPGATEVLYNPAEIARIGGNDADYITRPMWFDSK; encoded by the coding sequence GTGGGCGCCAACCCCGGCGTAGGCACCAGCAGCACCACTAACTTGACGCCGGGCAGTACCATCACCGATTTTTACGGCAGTTGGTACGCCCGCGACATAGCCGGCTACTTCGAGGTAATTACCTACCACGAGCTGAAATTCATCGAGGCCGAAGCCGCCTTCCGGGCCGGCAACAAGGCTAGGGCCCTGGCTGCCCTTAAAGAAGGCATTCGGGCGCACATGAAAAAAATCGGCGCCGGCGGCACGTTCTCGCCGCCCGCCGTCACGCTCCCGGCCATCACCGATGCGCAGATTGCGGCCTACCTGGCCAGCGCCGCCGTGCCCCAAACGGAGGCCGACCTCACCACGCTGCGTCCCATCATGGAGCAGAAGTACATCGCCCTGTTCCTGAACCCCGACTCGTGGTCGGACCTGCGCCGGCTCGATTTTGACCCCAATATCTACGTCAACTTCACTTACCCGTCGAACGCCAACCCCGTGCTGGCCAGCAAAACCGACCCCACCCTGCGCTACCCGCGCCGCCTGCTGCCGGGCGCCACCGAGGTGCTCTACAACCCCGCCGAAATTGCCCGCATCGGCGGCAACGACGCCGACTACATCACCCGCCCGATGTGGTTCGACTCTAAATAG
- a CDS encoding carboxypeptidase-like regulatory domain-containing protein, with amino-acid sequence MKRLYLAGFLLAAEAALAPGARAQTTAPAGRTVTGTVVGSVDRLAIPGVNVLVKGTNQGTATNADGRYSLPNVPAGATLVFSFIGYKSVERPATADNLDVALAADASGLDEVVVTAYNIKQDKRTLVTSVQEVQGKDLIDSRQTNVVNALQGKVAGVNITSSGGAPGEGASIVIRGGTSLDGDNQPLFVIDGMIMDNSSFQESTAPGGGSAFNGLLGRSVGASNRAGDLNPEDIASMTVLKGPAAAALYGLRAANGAVVITTKKGSAGRTTLNYRSQVSVDQVNRLPTTQGEYGQGALGLFDGTTRQSWAPTPA; translated from the coding sequence ATGAAACGACTTTACTTAGCGGGATTCCTACTGGCGGCGGAGGCCGCGCTGGCCCCCGGCGCCCGGGCCCAAACCACGGCCCCCGCCGGCCGCACCGTCACGGGTACCGTGGTGGGCTCCGTGGACCGGCTGGCCATTCCCGGCGTCAATGTGCTGGTGAAGGGTACCAACCAGGGCACCGCCACCAACGCCGACGGCCGCTACTCGCTGCCCAACGTGCCCGCGGGCGCTACGCTGGTATTCAGCTTCATCGGCTACAAATCGGTGGAGCGCCCGGCCACTGCCGACAACCTCGACGTGGCCCTGGCCGCCGACGCCAGCGGCCTCGACGAGGTGGTGGTGACGGCCTACAACATCAAGCAGGACAAGCGCACGCTCGTCACGTCGGTGCAGGAAGTGCAGGGCAAGGACCTCATTGACTCGCGCCAGACCAACGTGGTGAACGCCCTGCAAGGCAAGGTGGCCGGTGTGAACATCACCTCCTCGGGCGGGGCCCCGGGCGAGGGTGCATCCATCGTCATCCGCGGCGGCACTTCGCTCGACGGCGACAACCAGCCGCTGTTCGTCATTGACGGTATGATCATGGACAACAGCTCGTTCCAGGAGAGCACGGCGCCTGGTGGCGGCTCCGCCTTCAACGGGCTGCTGGGCCGCTCGGTGGGGGCCTCGAACCGCGCCGGCGACCTCAACCCCGAGGACATTGCCAGCATGACCGTGCTGAAGGGGCCCGCCGCGGCCGCCCTCTACGGCCTGCGCGCAGCCAACGGCGCGGTGGTGATTACGACCAAAAAAGGCTCGGCCGGCCGCACCACCCTCAACTACCGCAGCCAGGTATCGGTGGACCAGGTGAACCGCCTGCCCACCACACAGGGCGAGTACGGGCAGGGCGCGCTCGGCCTGTTCGACGGCACCACGCGGCAGTCGTGGGCGCCAACCCCGGCGTAG
- a CDS encoding acyltransferase family protein, producing the protein MRATTQAALDTTGALPLVETSQPGRLVSLDVFRGLTVLAMTLVNNPGDWGHIYPPLEHAEWNGCTPTDLIFPFFLFIVGVSLVYALDGAKRRGDPLGPLVARVARRAALLFALGVLTSLYPHFDFSTVRMLGVLQRTGLVFFGCSVIFLTTGWRAQLAILGALLVGYAVLLQVVPVPGVGPASLEPEANLGAWLDRLVITVPHLWKSSRTWDPEGLLGTLPALGTGLLGALAGQWLRRPGPEPAAKVAWLFVAAGAAILLGLIWDPWFPINKALWTSSYVLYAGGLALATLAALYWLCDVQGYRRFTGPALDYGVNAIAVFFLSAILSRTFGLLQLTGPQGNVLSFNGWLYQWGIAPLFQDPRNASLAGALTLVVIWWGILHLMRRRGVIVKV; encoded by the coding sequence ATGCGCGCCACCACCCAAGCCGCCCTCGATACCACCGGGGCCCTGCCCCTGGTCGAGACTTCCCAGCCCGGCCGCCTCGTCAGCCTCGACGTGTTCCGGGGCCTCACCGTGCTGGCCATGACGCTAGTGAACAACCCCGGCGACTGGGGCCACATCTACCCGCCGCTGGAGCACGCCGAATGGAACGGCTGCACGCCCACGGACCTCATTTTCCCGTTTTTCCTATTCATCGTAGGCGTGAGCCTGGTGTACGCCCTCGACGGGGCCAAGCGCCGCGGCGACCCACTAGGGCCCCTGGTGGCGCGGGTGGCGCGGCGGGCGGCGCTACTCTTCGCGCTGGGCGTGCTCACGTCGCTCTACCCGCACTTCGATTTTTCGACGGTACGCATGCTGGGCGTATTGCAGCGCACGGGGCTGGTGTTTTTTGGGTGCAGCGTGATCTTTCTGACCACCGGCTGGCGCGCCCAGCTGGCTATTCTGGGGGCCCTGCTGGTGGGCTACGCGGTACTGCTGCAAGTGGTGCCGGTGCCCGGCGTTGGCCCCGCCAGCCTGGAGCCCGAAGCCAACCTGGGGGCCTGGCTCGACCGCCTCGTCATCACGGTGCCGCACCTCTGGAAATCGTCGCGCACCTGGGACCCCGAGGGCTTACTTGGCACGCTGCCCGCCCTGGGCACGGGGCTGCTGGGGGCCCTGGCGGGCCAGTGGCTGCGCCGCCCGGGCCCCGAGCCGGCGGCCAAAGTGGCCTGGCTGTTCGTGGCGGCAGGCGCGGCCATCCTACTGGGCCTCATCTGGGACCCCTGGTTTCCCATCAACAAAGCGCTGTGGACCAGCTCCTACGTACTGTATGCCGGAGGCCTGGCCCTGGCTACGCTGGCGGCCCTGTACTGGCTGTGCGACGTGCAGGGCTACCGCCGCTTCACCGGCCCGGCCCTGGACTACGGCGTGAACGCCATTGCCGTATTCTTCCTCTCGGCCATCCTCTCGCGCACGTTCGGGCTGTTGCAGCTAACAGGGCCACAGGGCAACGTACTGAGCTTCAACGGCTGGCTGTACCAGTGGGGCATCGCGCCGCTGTTCCAGGACCCGCGCAACGCCTCGCTCGCCGGGGCCCTCACGCTGGTCGTCATCTGGTGGGGCATCCTGCACCTGATGCGCCGCAGGGGCGTGATTGTGAAGGTGTAG
- a CDS encoding DUF2059 domain-containing protein has product MSINSQIGIMLASQEAAQAQMMAKSPELNSQTQTMQAEMRQFYQKAMGWEAVRKDMVQAYGSHFTTDELYSLTAFYRSKIGQMLLRKQPAATRQEL; this is encoded by the coding sequence ATGAGTATAAATAGCCAAATCGGCATCATGTTGGCCTCGCAAGAAGCTGCCCAAGCGCAAATGATGGCCAAGTCGCCCGAGTTGAACAGCCAAACACAGACGATGCAAGCCGAAATGCGGCAATTTTACCAAAAAGCCATGGGCTGGGAAGCCGTTAGGAAAGACATGGTGCAAGCCTACGGCAGCCATTTCACCACCGACGAATTATACAGCCTCACCGCATTTTATCGTTCGAAAATCGGGCAAATGCTGCTGCGCAAGCAGCCCGCGGCAACCCGCCAGGAATTGTAG
- the proC gene encoding pyrroline-5-carboxylate reductase translates to MKILIIGGGNMGLTYARSFVRAHITSRLDLRLLARSPERVGALAAHEIGTVWGTPEECVPGASIIILAVKPQDSGALFARLAGLVQPGQVVLSIMAGVTVATLRQALGTPKIIRAMPNLPAQIGMGMTAFTSTDEVSRAELVQVQNLLSTTGKTIYVENEAAIDASTAISGSGPAYVYYCMEALMAAAAQMGFAPAEAELLVSQTFRGAVELYSQAGLSCADWIAKVSSKGGTTEAAMRAFGAGQVREGLMAGAGAARDRAEELGR, encoded by the coding sequence TTGAAAATCCTCATCATCGGCGGCGGCAATATGGGCCTGACCTACGCCCGCAGCTTCGTACGCGCCCACATCACCTCGCGGCTCGATTTGCGGCTGCTGGCCCGCTCGCCCGAGCGCGTGGGGGCCCTGGCGGCCCACGAAATCGGCACGGTGTGGGGCACGCCCGAGGAGTGCGTGCCCGGCGCCAGCATCATCATCCTGGCCGTGAAGCCGCAGGACTCGGGGGCCCTGTTTGCGCGGCTGGCGGGGCTGGTGCAGCCCGGGCAAGTGGTGCTCAGCATCATGGCGGGCGTCACGGTGGCCACGCTGCGCCAAGCGCTGGGCACGCCCAAAATCATCCGGGCCATGCCCAACCTGCCCGCCCAAATCGGGATGGGCATGACGGCCTTCACCAGCACCGACGAGGTGAGCCGCGCCGAGCTGGTGCAGGTGCAAAACCTGCTAAGCACCACGGGCAAAACCATTTACGTGGAAAACGAGGCGGCCATCGACGCCAGTACGGCCATCTCGGGCAGCGGCCCGGCCTACGTGTACTACTGCATGGAGGCCCTGATGGCGGCCGCCGCCCAAATGGGCTTCGCCCCCGCCGAAGCCGAGCTGCTGGTCAGCCAAACCTTCCGCGGCGCCGTGGAGCTCTACTCGCAAGCCGGCCTGAGCTGCGCCGATTGGATTGCCAAGGTTTCTTCCAAGGGTGGCACCACCGAGGCGGCCATGCGTGCCTTCGGGGCCGGGCAGGTGCGCGAGGGCCTAATGGCCGGGGCCGGGGCCGCGCGCGACCGGGCCGAGGAACTGGGCCGGTAG
- a CDS encoding 3-(methylthio)propionyl-CoA ligase — protein sequence MLGLMMAEPLRVAGILEHAAKWHADTEIVSRLPEGGIHRYTYAAAHRRAKQLAKALLRLGVAPGDRVGTLAWNTHRHFELYYGVAGIGAVCHTVNPRLFPEQLVYIINHAEDRLLFFDLTFLPLVERLAPICPKVEKWVLLAGPEHLPAHSSLPGLCSYEDLLSAERADYEWPMFDENTACSLCYTSGTTDQPKGVLYSHRSTVLHALGACLPDSLGCSALDVIMPVVPMFHVNAWGLPYAAPIVGAKLVLPGAGMDSASLYELFESEGVTFSAGVPTIWLALLQFMREGPRQFSTLRRTVVGGSSCPPALITAFEDELSVTITHAWGMTETSPLGTGSSLTAKHNGLSPAETLAVRAKQGRVVFGVDLKIVDDEGISLPHNGIAFGDLLVRGPWVVRDYFGSGTPGELTADGWFRTGDVATIDPDGYMQITDRSKDVIKSGGEWISSIDLENLAISHPAVAEAAVIGVPSARWAERPLLIVVRRPGHEVSAEELLAFFKGKVARFCEPDAVEFVDQLPHTATGKLLKTQLRKDFAGYEVA from the coding sequence ATGTTAGGACTGATGATGGCCGAGCCGCTGCGCGTGGCCGGCATACTCGAACACGCCGCCAAGTGGCACGCCGACACCGAAATCGTGTCGCGCCTGCCCGAGGGCGGTATTCACCGCTACACCTACGCCGCCGCGCACCGCCGCGCCAAGCAGCTGGCCAAGGCCCTGTTGCGCCTGGGCGTGGCCCCCGGCGACCGGGTAGGCACCCTGGCCTGGAATACCCATCGCCACTTCGAGCTGTATTACGGCGTGGCCGGCATCGGGGCGGTGTGCCACACCGTCAACCCGCGCCTGTTTCCCGAGCAGCTGGTGTACATCATCAACCATGCCGAGGACCGGCTGCTGTTCTTCGACCTCACCTTTCTGCCCCTCGTGGAGCGCCTGGCCCCCATCTGCCCCAAGGTGGAGAAATGGGTGCTGCTGGCGGGCCCCGAGCACCTGCCGGCCCATTCTTCCCTGCCCGGCCTGTGCAGCTACGAAGACCTGCTATCGGCCGAGCGGGCCGACTACGAGTGGCCGATGTTCGACGAAAACACGGCCTGCTCGCTGTGCTACACCTCCGGCACCACCGACCAGCCCAAGGGTGTGCTCTACTCGCACCGCTCCACGGTGCTGCACGCGCTGGGGGCCTGCCTGCCCGATTCGCTCGGCTGCTCGGCCCTCGACGTCATCATGCCCGTGGTGCCCATGTTCCACGTGAACGCCTGGGGCCTGCCCTACGCCGCGCCCATCGTGGGGGCTAAGCTGGTGCTGCCCGGCGCGGGCATGGACAGCGCCAGTCTCTACGAACTATTTGAGAGTGAAGGCGTAACGTTTTCGGCCGGGGTGCCCACCATCTGGCTGGCGCTGCTGCAATTCATGCGCGAGGGCCCGCGGCAGTTCTCCACCCTGCGGCGCACGGTGGTGGGCGGCAGCTCGTGCCCGCCGGCCCTAATAACGGCCTTCGAGGACGAGTTGAGCGTGACCATCACCCACGCCTGGGGCATGACCGAAACCAGCCCCCTGGGCACCGGGTCTTCCCTCACTGCCAAGCACAACGGCCTCAGCCCCGCCGAAACCCTGGCCGTGCGCGCCAAGCAGGGCCGCGTGGTATTCGGGGTGGACCTGAAAATCGTGGACGACGAAGGCATCTCCCTGCCGCACAACGGCATTGCTTTCGGCGACTTGCTGGTGCGGGGGCCCTGGGTGGTGCGCGACTACTTCGGCAGCGGCACGCCCGGCGAGCTGACGGCCGACGGCTGGTTCCGCACCGGCGATGTGGCCACCATCGACCCCGACGGCTATATGCAAATCACCGACCGCTCGAAGGACGTCATCAAGTCGGGCGGCGAGTGGATTTCCAGCATCGACCTCGAAAACCTGGCCATCTCGCACCCCGCCGTGGCCGAGGCCGCCGTTATCGGCGTGCCCAGCGCCCGCTGGGCCGAGCGGCCCCTGCTCATCGTGGTGCGCCGCCCGGGCCACGAAGTGTCGGCCGAGGAGCTACTGGCGTTCTTCAAAGGCAAGGTAGCCCGCTTCTGCGAGCCCGATGCTGTGGAATTCGTGGACCAGCTGCCCCATACTGCCACCGGCAAGCTCCTCAAAACCCAGCTCCGCAAAGACTTCGCGGGCTACGAAGTGGCGTAG
- a CDS encoding glycoside hydrolase family 3 N-terminal domain-containing protein, giving the protein MSSSLAQRLLLLLLLLLAAPLLAPAQRRAVRPMHRVTRPKTIARGPKVPAAVAPAFTQYLHSPWVDSLMRALTPDQRVAQLFMVAAYSNRQRIDEDSVSALVQQYGVGGLIFFQGGPVRQSKLLNRYQAQARVPLLVALDGEWGAGMRLDSIEKFPYQMSLGAVAGADTALLYGMGAEVARQFRRLGIHVNFAPVVDVNNNAANPVIGFRSWGENPAAVARASRQYMRGLQDAGVLAVAKHFPGHGDVDVDSHLALPTVRVDRRRLDSLELPPFRNLIANGLGGVMVAHLNVPALDSTGTPTTLSRPVITGMLRGQLGFNGLIFTDAMNMKGVTSRYPPGEADVRALQAGNDILEFSRNVPLALQMVRAAVDSGRISQKEIDQHCRRVLALKQWAGLRHYQPVALQNLVADLNPPHARYLSHRLTELSLTLLRNQKSLLPLRRLDTLRVATLVLGGALRDTTAFQKAVADYVPTAHFHAAANPTLDELVRLREALKPYNLVLVSLQSLGRLPATNFGITPEANVLLRELAGQQQTLVLSVFGSAYAVAKVRDLDRAAAVVLAYQESPDAQSLAAQLIFGGVGAQGTLPVTVANNLPRGFGLKTEGGLRLRYANPEDVGLDGRLEARVDSLVGRALAVQAVPGCQVVVARNGTVVLRKSYGNQTYAGEIIVENEWNARNGKNKLMDKNASSAFSHSSTSSTLTKPRLVADDDLYDLASLTKLLAATPALLRLQQEGKFSPDSTLGNYFPFLRGTNKANLNMREVLAHQARLKAWIPFWKELTNRRGGLRRRYFRADSSARFPLLVARGLWGSRKLPARINKEIGASPLNTKPGYVYSDLSFMLYPQLVRARSGLAFEDFLRRDVYRPLGATTLGFRPARRFPLARIVPTEYDSTFRRQLLHGTVHDEGAALLGGFSGHAGLFGNANDVAKLVQTYAWGGHYGGQQLFDKKILADWTSCQFCPDNRRGLAFDRPAADPGVNFAKSSTPAAYGHTGFTGTAFYVEPQYGLVVVFLANRVHPTRRNGKLSELGVRTGLMQVVIESVLNP; this is encoded by the coding sequence TTGTCTTCCTCGCTTGCCCAACGCCTGCTGCTGCTGCTGCTGCTGCTGCTGGCGGCCCCGCTGCTGGCCCCCGCCCAGCGCCGCGCCGTCCGGCCCATGCACCGCGTCACCCGCCCCAAAACCATTGCCCGGGGCCCCAAAGTGCCGGCCGCCGTCGCGCCCGCCTTTACGCAGTACCTGCACTCGCCCTGGGTCGATTCGCTGATGCGTGCGCTCACGCCCGACCAGCGGGTGGCGCAGCTGTTTATGGTGGCCGCGTACTCGAACCGCCAGCGCATCGACGAAGATTCGGTATCGGCGCTGGTGCAGCAGTACGGCGTTGGGGGGCTGATTTTTTTCCAGGGGGGCCCCGTGCGGCAGTCCAAGCTCCTGAACCGCTACCAGGCCCAGGCCCGGGTGCCGCTGCTGGTGGCCCTGGACGGCGAGTGGGGCGCGGGGATGCGGCTGGATAGCATCGAGAAATTCCCGTACCAGATGAGCCTGGGCGCGGTAGCCGGCGCCGACACGGCCCTGCTCTACGGCATGGGCGCGGAGGTGGCCCGGCAGTTCCGGCGCCTGGGCATACACGTCAATTTCGCCCCGGTGGTCGATGTGAACAACAACGCCGCCAACCCCGTCATCGGCTTCCGCAGCTGGGGCGAAAACCCGGCCGCCGTGGCCCGCGCCAGCCGCCAGTACATGCGCGGCCTGCAGGACGCGGGCGTGCTGGCCGTGGCTAAGCACTTCCCCGGCCACGGCGACGTGGACGTGGACTCGCACCTGGCCCTGCCCACGGTGCGCGTGGACCGCCGCCGGCTGGATTCGCTGGAGCTGCCGCCCTTCCGCAACCTGATTGCCAATGGCTTGGGCGGCGTGATGGTGGCCCACCTCAACGTGCCGGCCCTCGACAGCACAGGCACGCCCACCACGCTCTCGCGCCCGGTCATCACGGGCATGTTGCGCGGCCAGCTGGGCTTTAATGGCCTTATTTTCACCGATGCCATGAACATGAAGGGCGTCACGAGCCGCTACCCGCCCGGCGAGGCCGACGTGCGGGCCCTGCAAGCCGGCAACGACATCCTGGAGTTCAGCCGCAACGTGCCGCTGGCCCTGCAAATGGTGCGCGCCGCCGTGGACAGCGGCCGCATTTCGCAGAAGGAAATTGACCAGCACTGCCGCCGCGTGCTGGCCCTCAAGCAGTGGGCTGGCCTGCGCCACTACCAGCCCGTGGCCCTCCAAAACCTGGTGGCCGACCTCAACCCGCCGCACGCCCGCTACCTCAGCCACCGCCTCACCGAGCTGAGCCTCACGCTGCTGCGCAACCAGAAGAGCCTGCTGCCCCTGCGCCGCCTCGACACGCTACGGGTGGCCACGCTAGTGCTCGGCGGGGCCCTGCGTGACACCACGGCTTTCCAAAAAGCGGTGGCCGACTACGTGCCCACCGCCCACTTCCACGCCGCCGCCAACCCCACGCTCGACGAGCTGGTGCGCCTGCGCGAAGCCCTGAAACCCTACAACCTGGTGCTGGTAAGCCTGCAAAGCCTGGGCCGCCTGCCGGCCACCAACTTCGGCATCACGCCCGAAGCCAACGTGCTGCTACGCGAGCTGGCCGGCCAGCAGCAAACGCTGGTGCTCAGTGTGTTCGGTTCGGCCTACGCCGTGGCCAAGGTGCGCGACCTCGACCGCGCCGCCGCCGTGGTGCTGGCCTACCAGGAAAGCCCCGACGCCCAGAGCCTGGCCGCCCAGCTCATCTTTGGCGGCGTGGGGGCCCAGGGCACGCTGCCCGTCACGGTGGCCAACAACCTGCCGCGTGGCTTCGGCCTGAAAACCGAAGGCGGCCTGCGCCTGCGCTACGCCAACCCCGAAGACGTGGGCCTCGACGGCCGCCTCGAAGCGCGCGTGGACAGCCTCGTGGGCCGGGCCCTGGCGGTGCAGGCTGTGCCCGGCTGCCAGGTGGTGGTGGCCCGCAACGGCACCGTGGTGCTGCGCAAAAGCTATGGCAACCAGACCTACGCCGGAGAAATAATTGTGGAAAATGAGTGGAATGCGAGAAATGGGAAGAATAAATTAATGGATAAAAACGCATCTTCTGCATTTTCACATTCAAGCACATCTTCCACATTGACCAAGCCCCGCCTGGTGGCCGACGACGACCTCTACGACCTGGCCTCGCTCACGAAATTGCTGGCCGCCACGCCGGCGCTGTTGCGGTTGCAGCAGGAAGGCAAGTTCAGCCCCGACAGCACGTTGGGTAACTACTTCCCGTTCCTGCGCGGCACCAACAAGGCTAATTTGAACATGCGCGAGGTGCTGGCCCACCAGGCCCGCCTCAAGGCCTGGATTCCGTTCTGGAAGGAGCTGACTAACCGCCGGGGGGGCCTGCGCCGCCGCTACTTCCGCGCCGATTCGTCGGCCCGGTTCCCGCTGCTGGTGGCCCGGGGCCTGTGGGGTAGCCGCAAGCTGCCGGCGCGCATCAATAAGGAAATCGGGGCCTCGCCGCTCAATACAAAGCCCGGCTACGTGTACTCCGATTTGTCGTTCATGCTGTACCCGCAGCTGGTGCGGGCGCGGTCGGGGCTGGCCTTCGAGGACTTCTTGCGGCGCGACGTGTACCGGCCGCTGGGGGCCACCACGCTGGGCTTCCGGCCAGCGCGGCGCTTTCCGCTGGCCCGCATCGTGCCCACCGAGTACGATTCCACCTTCCGCCGGCAGCTGCTGCACGGCACCGTCCACGACGAGGGCGCGGCCCTGCTGGGCGGCTTCTCGGGCCACGCCGGCCTGTTCGGCAACGCCAACGACGTGGCCAAGCTCGTGCAGACCTACGCCTGGGGCGGCCACTACGGCGGCCAGCAGCTCTTCGATAAAAAGATCCTGGCCGACTGGACGAGCTGCCAGTTTTGCCCCGACAACCGCCGGGGCCTGGCCTTCGACCGGCCCGCGGCCGACCCCGGCGTGAACTTCGCCAAAAGCTCGACGCCGGCCGCCTACGGCCACACCGGCTTCACGGGCACCGCCTTCTACGTCGAGCCCCAATACGGCCTCGTGGTCGTCTTCCTCGCCAACCGCGTGCACCCCACCCGGCGCAACGGCAAACTCTCGGAGCTGGGCGTGCGTACCGGCCTCATGCAAGTGGTCATCGAGAGCGTACTAAACCCGTAG
- a CDS encoding ATP-binding protein has translation MMLPPIPPDAAALALENEELRHRLREAEELIAAVRTGAVDALAIQGPEGPRIFTLQSADQGYRALIEQMNEGALLLSPEGTVLYCNAALARLLGRAPAALLGDAFAASVPADFQDYWAGLVARGWADKARGELPLRGPEGALRPCAVSMNGLAFDGAQALAVLVTDVSAAQEIDGIRALVVEQNALIERAHDEVLRQQAARQAVELVATEVGRVLEGIPQIAWTSDSAGVTSYLNRRWFDFAGEGPAAEPGPITGRLHPADFVATMARWRHCLATGKPLDVECRLRNQAGGYRWMLGRALPSRDEAGNIREWIGTFTDIREQKLALERVAQAQAQLRANNEQLTRVNEDLDNFVYTASHDLKGPITNIEGLLQALVAELPPASRDAAQVPAILDMMQDSVDRFRRTIEHLTAVIEVQKADPLAPAPADILAVIADVRLDLAPELRAAAGRLEVDADDCEPLPFAEKNLRSVVYNLLSNAIKYRDPARPLHVHLGCHTVGGEVVLTVRDNGLGLDLADEDRLFAMFQRLHDHVEGSGIGLYMVKKLVENAGGRIAVQSQVGVGSTFTVYFRR, from the coding sequence ATGATGCTGCCGCCCATCCCGCCCGATGCCGCCGCCCTGGCCCTCGAAAACGAGGAGCTGCGCCACCGCCTGCGTGAAGCCGAGGAGCTGATTGCCGCCGTGCGCACCGGCGCCGTTGACGCGTTGGCCATCCAGGGCCCCGAGGGGCCCCGCATCTTCACCCTGCAAAGCGCCGACCAGGGCTACCGCGCCCTCATCGAGCAGATGAACGAGGGGGCCCTGCTGCTGAGCCCCGAGGGCACGGTGCTGTACTGCAACGCGGCCCTGGCCAGGCTGCTGGGCCGCGCGCCGGCCGCCCTGCTGGGCGACGCCTTCGCCGCCAGCGTGCCGGCCGACTTCCAGGACTACTGGGCCGGGCTGGTGGCACGGGGCTGGGCCGACAAGGCGCGCGGCGAGCTGCCCCTGCGGGGCCCGGAGGGGGCCCTGCGGCCCTGCGCCGTGTCGATGAACGGGCTGGCTTTCGACGGGGCCCAGGCGCTGGCGGTGCTGGTAACCGACGTGTCGGCGGCGCAGGAAATCGACGGCATCCGGGCCTTGGTGGTGGAGCAGAACGCGCTGATTGAGCGCGCCCACGACGAAGTGCTGCGCCAGCAAGCCGCCCGCCAGGCCGTGGAGCTGGTGGCCACCGAGGTAGGCCGCGTGCTGGAAGGCATCCCCCAGATTGCCTGGACTTCGGACTCCGCGGGCGTCACGTCCTACCTTAACCGCCGCTGGTTCGACTTTGCCGGCGAGGGGCCCGCGGCCGAGCCCGGACCCATCACCGGCCGCCTCCACCCCGCCGATTTTGTGGCTACCATGGCGCGCTGGCGCCACTGCTTGGCTACCGGCAAGCCGCTGGACGTGGAGTGCCGCCTCCGCAACCAAGCGGGTGGCTACCGCTGGATGCTGGGCCGGGCCCTGCCCTCGCGCGACGAGGCCGGCAACATCCGGGAGTGGATCGGCACCTTCACCGACATCCGCGAGCAGAAGCTGGCCCTGGAGCGCGTGGCCCAGGCCCAGGCCCAGCTGCGCGCCAACAATGAGCAGCTCACCCGCGTGAATGAGGACCTCGACAACTTCGTGTACACCGCCTCGCACGACCTCAAGGGACCCATCACCAACATCGAGGGCCTGCTCCAGGCCCTGGTGGCCGAGCTGCCGCCCGCCAGCCGCGACGCCGCCCAGGTGCCGGCTATCCTCGATATGATGCAGGACTCGGTGGACCGCTTCCGGCGCACCATCGAGCACCTCACGGCCGTGATTGAGGTGCAAAAAGCAGATCCTCTAGCCCCTGCCCCGGCCGATATACTGGCCGTTATCGCCGACGTGCGCCTCGACCTGGCCCCCGAGCTGCGGGCCGCCGCTGGCCGCCTGGAGGTGGACGCCGACGACTGCGAGCCGCTGCCCTTCGCCGAGAAAAACCTGCGCAGTGTGGTGTACAATCTGCTCAGCAACGCCATCAAGTACCGCGACCCCGCCCGCCCGCTGCACGTGCACCTCGGCTGCCACACGGTGGGCGGCGAAGTGGTGCTGACGGTGCGCGACAACGGCCTGGGCCTGGACCTGGCCGACGAAGACCGGTTGTTTGCCATGTTCCAGCGCCTGCACGACCACGTGGAGGGCTCCGGCATTGGCCTGTATATGGTGAAGAAGCTGGTGGAAAACGCCGGCGGCCGCATTGCGGTGCAAAGCCAAGTGGGCGTAGGCTCTACCTTTACCGTGTACTTCCGCCGCTAA
- a CDS encoding circadian clock KaiB family protein, producing the protein MEPTAAPPADYAFDLYVTGATPNSTRAVRNIKEICEQHLAGRYALRIIDLYQEPQLIQQEQIIAAPTLVRVRPLPQRRLVGDLSDRAAVLAALGLPTAPPAA; encoded by the coding sequence GTGGAACCAACCGCCGCCCCGCCCGCCGACTACGCCTTCGACCTGTACGTGACCGGCGCTACGCCAAACTCGACGCGCGCCGTGCGCAACATCAAGGAAATCTGCGAGCAACACCTGGCCGGCCGCTACGCGCTGCGCATTATTGACCTCTACCAGGAGCCTCAGTTGATTCAGCAAGAGCAAATTATCGCTGCTCCCACGCTGGTGCGGGTGCGTCCGTTGCCCCAGCGGCGGCTCGTGGGCGACCTTTCCGATCGGGCCGCGGTGCTGGCCGCCCTGGGCCTGCCCACCGCGCCCCCCGCCGCATGA